A window from Mustela erminea isolate mMusErm1 chromosome 17, mMusErm1.Pri, whole genome shotgun sequence encodes these proteins:
- the LOC116576756 gene encoding torsin-1A-interacting protein 2, with translation MFSDNSHCPDCGQQWFPSLELGHWLYQTELVENECYQVFLDRINRADYCPECYPDNPANRSLVLPWSFPLEWAPQNLTRWTFEKACHPFLLGPPLVRKRIHDSRVAGFNPALQLILTRTDKTLNKKLGQNK, from the coding sequence ATGTTCTCAGATAATTCACATTGCCCGGACTGTGGACAACAGTGGTTCCCTAGTTTAGAACTAGGCCACTGGTTGTACCAAACTGAACTTGTTGAAAATGAATGTTACCAGGTGTTCTTAGACCGCATTAACAGAGCTGATTATTGCCCTGAATGTTACCCTGATAATCCTGCTAATAGAAGCCTTGTTCTGCCTTGGTCTTTCCCACTTGAGTGGGCTCCCCAAAATCTTACCAGATGGACCTTTGAAAAAGCTTGCCACCCGTTTCTTCTGGGTCCTCCACTGGTTAGAAAAAGGATACATGACTCTAGAGTAGCTGGCTTTAACCCTGCATTGCAGTTAATCTTGACCAGAACGGACAAAACCTTGAACAAAAAACTTGGCCAAAACAAGTAA